From Penicillium digitatum chromosome 5, complete sequence, one genomic window encodes:
- a CDS encoding Spindle pole body component (Alp6), putative: MSNPARNPARGRRLDDALSQLVDNLTPTLPISAIQDEDYSDTEEALASAESRRHHVLMERAWRILDTHASTNAPDPGSPAGLGGRRGSLAGTESINNAPDLIKRKLRRENISPDKAVRFSNLYSRLLTQPVLSQKWGILFLLYKLSGSDEPLEGGERSRSPLLDEAHLHNMLGKGGVRSRRGTMIDSEDEGPAVSSSASQQHQRVPSVKMERKSSLRHDIDRDSVGQAGRSATEIPAARVDAGVNDRSGDEQVRAASPRPSSANPSSLAKFAGSVEHRLLRDLPFNLQGLSSLNLQFSSSSSLKLPSNLSAPVTSLLNTLAEPCLLYKGLSAFVEGEEGGLVNQSLRAAIAIELRAYLSLVATLEAEIRQALVAIGDGTEPRGVRKGGVTLKRCVVWTRDATMALRLMSLIVEEAQSKRGGQLISLIHGFSTSHGDPFVCAFAEKLLAHVTRPFYDMLRLWIYDGELSDPYKEFFVADPEFRPKTDPRRLATSVWEDKYKLDDDMVPSIITQEFAKKIFLIGKSLNFIRHGCGDSAWVEAYSKKASKELRYGDTATLEISIDEAYKTTMARLISLMNGKFNLFDHLKALKSYLLLGQGDFIALLMESLATNLDRPANSQYRHTLTAQLEHAIRASNAQYDTPEVLRRLDARMLELSHGEIGWDCFTLEYKIDAPVDVVITPWASTQYLKVFNFLWRIKRVEFALNSTWRRCMTGARGVLGNVEDKVGADWKRARCVTAEMIHFVNQLQYYILFEVIESSWEQLLEAIRRPGCTLDDLIEAHTKYLNSITHKGLLGSASSSRYGTSTSTSAKQPEESFLSQLHQILKFMLAYKDAVDGLYSFSVAEFTRRQEIKVKIETRSAQGQWGLSERDLLSRQSNTRTGTSMASTPDIRPDSAGVDGVSTPLSSSGLNLAADDNMLASLRVRLRELSAEFRSRLTVLLGDLSYQPDVDMRFLGVVMNFNDVYELPKRRKVAGPSAKDKEKEKEKEREKAKRRAAASAAATGSGTDSFVQKEVRRERRDNGAKDPGFGSGTGI, encoded by the exons ATGTCAAATCCAGCCCGAAACCCTGCGCGCGGACGCCGCTTAGATGACGCCCTCTCTCAGCTAGTCGATAATTTGACCCCCACGCTCCCGATCTCCGCTATCCAAGATGAAGACTACTCCGACACAGAGGAAGCCCTCGCCTCGGCCGAAAGCCGCCGTCACCATGTCCTTATGGAGCGCGCTTGGCGCATCCTCGACACTCACGCCAGCACCAACGCCCCAGACCCCGGATCACCAGCAGGGCTTGGCGGACGGCGCGGAAGTCTCGCGGGAACAGAGAGCATCAACAACGCGCCAGATTTGATCAAGCGCAAGCTGCGCCGCGAAAACATCAGTCCAGATAAGGCGGTGCGGTTTTCCAATCTATACTCTCGTCTTCTCACGCAGCCTGTGCTGTCGCAGAAATGGGGCATCCTCTTTTTGCTTTATAAGTTGTCCGGCTCGGATGAGCCATTGGAGGGCGGGGAACGAAGCCGAAGCCCCTTGTTAGACGAGGCGCATCTGCACAATATGTTGGGGAAGGGCGGTGTGCGCTCAAGACGAGGCACGATGATCGACTCGGAGGATGAGGGCCCTGCTGTTAGCTCGTCAGCTTCGCAGCAGCACCAACGCGTACCGTCGGTGAAGATGGAGCGGAAGAGCTCGCTGCGACATGATATCGATCGTGATAGTGTAGGCCAGGCTGGACGCAGCGCGACTGAAATCCCAGCCGCTCGCGTTGATGCTGGAGTGAATGACCGTTCTGGCGATGAGCAAGTTCGTGCTGCGTCGCCTCGGCCTTCGAGTGCTAATCCTTCGAGTCTGGCAAAATTTGCTGGGTCTGTTGAGCATAGGCTCCTGCGCGACCTTCCGTTCAACTTGCAAGGGTTGTCTTCGTTGAATCTGCAGTTCAGTTCCtcgtcgagcttgaaatTGCCCTCGAATTTGTCCGCGCCAGTAACCTCACTTCTTAACACGTTGGCAGAGCCTTGTCTGCTTTATAAAGGGTTGTCTGCATTTGTGGAGGGTGAAGAAGGCGGGCTGGTGAACCAGAGCTTGCGAGCTGCCATTGCCATTGAGCTGCGCGCATACCTTAGCTTGGTGGCTACACTAGAGGCGGAAATCCGACAGGCGCTGGTCGCGATTGGAGACGGAACCGAGCCTCGAGGTGTACGGAAGGGTGGCGTTACCTTGAAGCGTTGTGTGGTGTGGACAAGAGATGCTACGATGGCCCTTCGTCTGATGAGCTTGATTGTGGAAGAGGCTCAGA GCAAGAGGGGCGGCCAGTTGATTTCATTAATACACGGCTTTTCAACATCTCACGGGGATCCCTTTGTGTGCGCATTCGCTGAGAAACTGCTTGCACATGTGACGCGTCCATTCTACGACATGCTACGACTGTGGATTTATGATGGTGAACTGTCAGATCCATACAAGGAATTCTTCGTCGCTGATCCAGAGTTCCGGCCCAAGACTGACCCCCGGCGGCTTGCAACCAGCGTATGGGAGGACAAATATAAGCTTGATGATGATATGGTCCCTTCAATCATCACTCAAGAGTTTGCGAAGAAAATTTTCCTAATTGGAAAATCCTTGAACTTTATTCGCCATGGCTGCGGTGATTCGGCGTGGGTGGAGGCCTATTCAAAGAAAGCCTCCAAGGAGCTTCGATATGGTGACACCGCCACTCTCGAGATCTCCATCGATGAAGCATACAAGACCACAATGGCTCGATTGATTTCCCTGATGAATGGGAAATTTAATCTCTTCGATCACCTAAAAGCACTGAAGAGTTACCTGCTCCTGGGACAAGGAGACTTCATTGCTTTGCTGATGGAGTCGCTTGCCACCAATCTGGATCGCCCAGCGAATTCACAATATCGACATACCCTAACTGCACAGCTGGAACATGCCATCCGTGCCTCCAATGCACAATACGACACCCCAGAAGTGCTGCGTCGGCTTGATGCTCGCATGCTCGAGCTGAGCCACGGTGAAATTGGATGGGATTGCTTCACATTGGAATACAAAATCGATGCTCCTGTGGACGTGGTCATTACACCTTGGGCCTCAACCCAATACCTGAAAGTGTTTAATTTCCTCTGGCGCATCAAGCGAGTTGAGTTCGCACTGAACAGCACCTGGCGACGGTGCATGACCGGTGCACGAGGAGTACTCGGCAACGTGGAGGACAAAGTTGGAGCAGACTGGAAGCGGGCACGCTGCGTGACTGCAGAAATGATCCACTTCGTCAACCAGCTCCAATACTATATCTTGTTCGAAGTCATCGAGTCCAGCTGGGAACAACTGCTCGAAGCAATCAGGAGACCCGGCTGCACGCTGGACGATCTTATCGAAGCGCACACCAAATACCTCAACTCCATCACCCACAAAGGTCTACTAGGATCTGCATCCTCCTCGCGCTACGGCACCTCGACCTCAACCTCCGCAAAACAACCTGAAGAAAGTTTCCTCAGCCAGCTCCACCAGATCCTCAAGTTTATGCTTGCCTACAAAGACGCCGTAGACGGCCTGTACTCCTTCTCCGTTGCGGAATTTACCCGCCGCCAGGAGATCAAAGTCAAAATCGAGACTCGCTCCGCCCAAGGTCAATGGGGTCTCTCAGAGCGTGATCTCCTCTCCCGCCAGTCCAACACCCGGACCGGGACCTCAATGGCCTCGACCCCCGACATCCGACCGGATAGTGCTGGGGTGGACGGCGTCAGCACCCCGCTTTCATCATCCGGCCTCAATCTCGCTGCTGACGACAACATGCTTGCCTCGCTCCGCGTCCGCCTCCGTGAACTCTCCGCCGAGTTCCGCTCCCGTCTGACTGTGCTTCTCGGCGATCTGTCGTACCAGCCGGACGTGGATATGCGCTTCCTGGGCGTAGTGATGAACTTCAACGATGTTTATGAACTACCTAAACGGCGGAAGGTGGCTGGTCCGAGCGCCAAGgacaaggagaaagagaaggagaaggaaaGGGAAAAGGCGAAACGGAGGGCTGCTGCATCTGCGGCGGCTACGGGCTCAGGGACTGACAGCTTTGTACAGAAGGAGGTGCGCAGGGAGAGGAGAGATAATGGGGCCAAAGATCCTGGGTTTGGTTCTGGGACGGGGATATAG
- a CDS encoding Basic-leucine zipper (bZIP) transcription factor: MSTPMDSKKAEKEDSQAVSSQKDQKSNVETQTSLAPPPRPGAPTASDTPDYFNSMHNPFSLEPNPFEQSFGGNPAETPGKSLLPSVAALTSPALPGTSSASGYNWNNSLRSGPLSPAMLPGPTGPNDYFDSIGRGFPTPNESSLRTGLTPGGGGSMFPAPSPNSQALLQQLQNGGATPSTIDFHRTALTAKKNNSNAPTSNPNEQEQTVTNMDVKPARPADFTQHDAADAANGLFMLAKGGQANNAPMSHVPMPNDARAAARPKPAKGKGKKNTAKAPAVNNRRKAEDIPKGSNKRTKANMEMPSDMDDEDDDDDEMKQFPMDTKKMTDEEKRRNFLERNRVAALKCRQRKKQWLANLQNKVELFTSENDALTATVTQLREEIVNLKTLLLAHKDCPVSQAQGLGPLMMNGMSAGYDHHGYNLPPNMGMQPGGIPTQGMRR; this comes from the exons ATGTCAACCCCCATGGACTCGAAGAAGGCAGAAAAAGAAG ACTCGCAGGCCGTGTCTTCACAGAAGGATCAGAAATCAAACGTAGAGACTCAGACTTCGTTGGCGCCGCCTCCAAGACCGGGTGCGCCTACCGCGTCTGATACTCCGGACTACTTCAATTCCATGCACAATCCTTTCTCGCTAGAGCCCAATCCATTTGAGCAATCGTTCGGAGGGAATCCGGCCGAGACCCCAGGCAAATCGCTTCTTCCCTCCGTCGCTGCTCTCACCTCACCGGCCTTACCTGGAACAAGCTCTGCTAGTGGTTACAATTGGAACAACTCGCTGCGCTCCGGACCTCTTAGTCCGGCTATGCTCCCAGGGCCCACCGGCCCTAATGACTACTTCGACAGCATCGGTCGCGGCTTCCCCACCCCGAACGAGTCCTCCCTCCGCACAGGTCTGACACCTGGCGGTGGAGGCTCCATGTTCCCGGCCCCCAGTCCCAATTCACAAGCTCTCTTGCAACAACTTCAGAACGGCGGCGCCACTCCTTCCACCATTGATTTCCACCGCACCGCACTCACAGCAAAGAAGAATAACTCGAATGCTCCTACCTCCAACCCCAACGAGCAAGAGCAGACTGTTACCAATATGGATGTCAAACCTGCTCGGCCCGCTGACTTCACTCAGCATGATGCGGCTGATGCGGCGAATGGACTGTTTATGCTGGCAAAAGGTGGTCAGGCAAACAATGCGCCCATGAGCCATGTCCCAATGCCAAATGACGCGCGTGCAGCTGCCCGAC CTAAACCCGCCAAGGGCAAGGGTAAAAAGAACACCGCCAAGGCCCCTGCTGTCAATAACCGCCGCAAGGCTGAAGACATCCCGAAGGGATCCAACAAAAGGACCAAAGCCAACATGGAGATGCCTTCGGATatggatgatgaggatgatgacgacgatgaaaTGAAGCAATTCCCAATGGATACCAAGAAGATGACTGACGAGGAGAAAAGACGCAATTTCCTGGAGCGGAATCG TGTCGCGGCTTTGAAATGTCGTCAACGGAAGAAGCAGTGGCTGGCTAACCTTCAAAACAAGGTGGAGCTTTTTACCTCAGAGAACGATGCCCTTACTGCGACAGTCACTCAGCTGCGTGAAGAGATTGTCAACCTCAAGACTCTGTTGCTGGCACATAAAGATTGCCCGGTCTCTCAGGCTCAGGGACTCGGCCCCCTTATGATGAACGGCATGTCAGCCGGCTACGATCACCACGGGTATAACTTGCCGCCCAACATGGGCATGCAGCCCGGTGGCATCCCTACGCAGGGCATGCGtcgatga
- a CDS encoding Transthyretin/hydroxyisourate hydrolase, producing MASAQKKQQLGCTVNRLALYQQQISPTPHTKDSDSIKQPTTMAARDPITCHCLNTLSGTPAANLPVTLTLLSTSTSAASGISFRATTNADGRVSNWTPVGTASESVPAILAALPAADSKTNWSVRFDVGPWYEAQGVESFWPEVEVKFTVKGRGREDEEGWRHYHVPVLLGPWNYSTYRGS from the coding sequence ATGGCCTCTGCTCAAAAGAAACAACAACTTGGTTGCACCGTCAACCGCCTCGCACTTTATCAGCAACAAATCTCCCCCACCCCGCACACCAAAGACTCAGACTCAATCAAGCAGCCAACCACCATGGCAGCACGCGACCCCATTACCTGCCATTGCCTCAACACTTTATCAGGAACCCCCGCAGCAAATCTGCCAGTGACCCTGACCCTGCTCTCCACCTCGACATCCGCTGCCAGCGGCATCTCATTCCGCGCAACCACCAACGCGGACGGCCGCGTTTCCAACTGGACACCAGTCGGAACTGCTTCAGAGTCAGTGCCTGCTATCTTGGCTGCCCTGCCTGCTGCAGACAGCAAGACCAACTGGTCTGTGCGCTTTGACGTGGGCCCCTGGTACGAGGCCCAGGGCGTCGAGAGCTTCTGGCCAGAGGTCGAGGTTAAGTTCACTGTCAAGGGCCGTGGCCGTGAGGACGAGGAGGGCTGGCGTCATTACCATGTTCCTGTCCTCTTGGGCCCTTGGAATTACTCAACCTATCGGGGCTCGTGA